A region of the Cucurbita pepo subsp. pepo cultivar mu-cu-16 chromosome LG14, ASM280686v2, whole genome shotgun sequence genome:
tttgttcccttctcccatCCCTACCCTCacaaggaatatttcgttcccttctccaaccctCTCAgactaacgtgggatctggTTGGATGGTTGGATGAGGGATACAGTGAATGGGAGTTTAACCTGATTGACGACAAACCTCTTAAATGCTAACTCAGCTGAACAACTATTTTATGAGAAACCTGCCTGGAGAATGATGCAATTTGAGAAAGCTAAAAACAGTCTATAGACGTCACTACCACAAACATAATGATTGATTCCATTTTCCTTGTCTGATCACTGCAACAGCTATTACAACACGGCAACGCAAAATCAAACCCCAACACGTGATCACCATTAATCCAACCCGAGTGACCGctttaatgaagaaaatcaacaCAATACGCAAAAACAAATCATAGACCATAATAAATGCCAGTACGCCATGAAACCCAACGATTCAATGAATCCACTAagcaaaaactcaaaaaagatagattaaaaaacaagaatCAAAGAGGTTAGGATCACGGAAACGAAAGCTAACCGATAGGAGagacggaggaggaggaggaggaggagcaaCGAACAGCAAGAGGTGGCTGAATTGAGGTCGAAATGGAGGTGGGTAAGAGGAGAGACTTGACAGGTTTTGAAAGAAATGGAGTCTGGGTTTGACTAGTGGGTGATATGATCCGAATATCAATATTAAAGGCGACGATGCCACTGATTGTCATGTCGCTGCGATGGCGAATTTGGGCGCCCTTTGTGTTCGAGATTTGTTTATTGGCTTTTGGGGAATTGGCGTATTCGCCAACTGTGTGGACTCCGGATCAGGACCATCCTCCGCACGTGACTGTCCTTCGCTGGCCTCTGCCATCTAACTAACTACTATGCTTCTCGGTCGTTAAGCTgcatcaacccaacccaatccaacctaCTTTTCGACGGTTCAGTCGATTTACTTGTAAGAATACATGGGCCGGTGAGCCTCAAGAACAAGGAGCTAGCTAGCACTACAGTATCACAGTTACATTCTTTCGTTAACGAGACAGCAAAGAAGTCCATGTAAAAATCGTATTTTGTAGACAAGAgaaaatgttttataaaatgtGAACGACGAAAATCATTGAAAAAGTCAACTACATGTAAAAAAGAGAGACGATTATGTTTAGTAGGAGTTAACATGATTTCGTCGAACGATCGtatacatataaatatatgacTAATATCATTATACAACATGAAAACAAGTTACGGTCAGTTCATTGTATTTATGTTATAGATACAAGTCTATACAACATGGAAACGCAGGATGCCCATGATGTGTACGTGTGGGATGAATTAAATCCTcgttgaatttgatttttccattagaagGAGCTCGTATATGTTATGCAGTCCAGCCTGTGAATATTCCACCATACTTAGTTGAGCACCCGGGTTACTGATATACTGACCcgcaataatatatatgactTCTCCCAATTCGACCCGATCCAGTGAGtaggagatatttttttatttgatgtcaaattgagatatttaaaatatatatatatgtatatatatatatatatatatatatatatatatatatatatatatNNNNNNNNNNNNNNNNNNNNNNNNNNNNNNNNNNNNNNNNNNNNNNNNNNNNNNNNNNNNNNNNNNNNNNNNNNNNNNNNNNNNNNNNNNNNNNNNNNNNNNNNNNNNNNNNNNNNNNNNNNNNNNNNNNNNNNNNNNNNNNNNNNNNNNNNNNNNNNNNNNNNNNNNNNNNNNNNNNNNNNNNNNNNNNNNNNNNNNNNNNNNNNNNNNNNNNNtttattttttattttttattttttattttttattttttattttttatttttttgaagtatattTTATTGAGAACAAGTGAAGAGCGTAAGCAAATGGGATAATCTTGGCGAAGCTTCGAATTTTGGTTCAATCGCTCTCTCCCTCCAGCCCGATTCTCGTCGACTTTTTGCTGCAAATCTTTCGATTGAAGCACCTACGAAGAGAATTCTCTTCAAATGATGTTCGCAATCAATCTTCGTTTTCCTCGCGTCCATGGCCAGATCCACAATTTCCAATTTCAATCTTGGCCGTCGCCGGCCCTTTCTAGGAGTCGGCTGCCATGCCAGATCACCTACTGCAGAAAGAAATTCAGCGACGCGGATCTCGCCTCCGATCTCGCTATGGAAGTGGCGAAAATCAACACCAATTTGATTCAGGGAGAGGAGGCGATGACGAAGAGCAGAGAAATTTTGTTCACAGAGCTCTGCGGATTTCTAGGGCTAAAATCGGAGGAGACGAAGAGATGCTGGAAGAAGATGGACGAGGAGGCGAAATTGACATTGGTCAAAGAGTTTGTGTCCGAGTGGGGGTTCAATTTCCAACCATTGTCGCCTAGGTCTGCGAAGGAAATGGTGGAAGAATACGTTATTAATGGAGAAAATTCGCCGGCAATTTCTTCTGCTTCGTCGTTGATTTCTTCGTTGAAGAAAACGATGGGATTGTGACGAACTTTGCATTTCGATCTTCAATTCCTGCATCCAATGTAAGCTGTTCTCTGCAATCTTTCTCTTTAATGGATTTCGACTCAAATTCTGTAGaacctttttatttcttctttccaaaaaagttaaaatttctTCGAAGTAATCGAATTtaccaaaccctaatttacaTGTTAGTGGGCCGAAGTTCGATTATACGACtaagaacaaatattttatttaacagAGACTTTCTtcagaagaaaaggaaaattattcAATTGATCGATACTTTAGTAGGCTTTACGAGacaaatttccttttctataACACAACATATATAGAATGTTATATAAGATATATGATGATCAATTCCTTTTAGATGTTCTAACAAGATAAGAACTAACAATCTAAGAATGTGTCAAAATTTGTAGCTTCTCAATCATAAcgtttatttttgttgtctatataataatatgtaATAACTTAAATCTATCCttagttgatattgtccactttgaccatCATATAACGTtattctctccaatcgatgtaggatctcacaatccaccccttgagAGTAAGtgtcttcactggcacactggTAGAAGTTTCtgtacccttataaagaatttttcgttctcatctccaatcaatgtggggaTAAGTTTCtgtacccttataaagaattcttcgttctcatctccaatcgacgtggggatctcacacacTGAGCAGTGTGTcaagtgtgccagcgaggacgttgggcctcgaggGGGGGGNagatcccacatcggttggagaggggaactaaacattttttataagggtgtgaaaatttctccctctctaaccgatgtgggatttcacacaCTGAGCattgtgtcagcgaggactctggtcccgaaggggggtggattgtgagatcccacattggttggagaggggagctatggtcccgaaggggggtggattgtgagatcccacattggttggagaggggagctATGgtcccgaaggagggtggattgtgagatcccacattggttggagaggggagctAAGccagatcccacattggttggagaggggagctAAGccagatcccacattggttggagaggggagctAAGccagatctcacattggttggagagggaactaGCATTCGAAGATcctggttggagagggaactaGCATTCGAAGATcctggttggagagggaactaGCATTCGCAGATcctggttggagaggggaactaaGCATtggcattctttataagggtgtaaaaattTCTCCTTAGTAAACACATTttaggggaagcccgaaaggaaaagtccaaaaaggacaatatctactaggaagaggctTGGGCTATTATGGTGTCAGTGTAGACCGAAATTCTATTATGGTCCAATTCTGACCGATAATATATACTACGGAGGCTTTACAATATTTGACTGGTCACAATTTTGAATACTATTAGAAGTTGTTCTAGATAAAATGTAACTTGACTAACGACTCGAGTCCACGCAAATGTGAACGCTAAtgggattaatttttttattaaatgttaCGAGAAAGCATGTGGGAATCCCCGAATGGATAAGTATGTCAAAAACCAcgttgttgtaaatttttttccaaatggATTGCCGTGTTTGGCCGAACCAGCTGCCCACAGGATATACTAAATCTGCCGGTTTTCAATCCCCCCTTGGCCCCTGATTCCCCCTCCATTTCATACGTACAAAAACAGAGCCTCCCAATTCCAAGCCACAACCAAAGCTCATCAATGGCGCCCACTGCAGCAATGCTTACTCTCTCTCACCACCATAGCAATACCCACGATTCTTCTCAGCCCATCTCCGGCCACCCACCGTCGGCAACTTCCTCCGCCGTGCAATTCTCAGCCTGGAGACTTCTCGAGGCACTTTCAGGTGGCTTTGGCAAAGTCAAAGGCGAAATTCAGGCAATCGGCAGTGGCGGTGACCGTTCGTCGTCTAAACCGAAACTTAGTGTTTCAGAGGCATTTGAATATGGTAACTTTTGGGGTTGGTAAGAAGTTCATAACATGTAATTCAGTtagtttaatttgtttttgtttgagtaATAAGAACATGTAATGgtgggtttataaataaaatcaaccacctttatttaacaatttaaCTCGTACTTAAATCATGATTCGTGGTTGGAATATGCTCTTCTCTTCGCACCCCTACAAATGTCGAGATAATTGATTACTCAGTACCGTGGGAAGCTATCTGCTTAAAAGAGCTATAAATACATCGCTTTTAACCCTTCTTTCATTTAGTAaagatcaattttttttcgaGGTCAACTTGAAGTGATTCATAATTCTATTGGGAATAGGTGCACGATTCACATTTCTAAATATCACCAATTTGATGCCTACCTATTGCTTAGGACGTCTGACTAGGATTAGGAACTATCTCGAAGTTAACTATCGCATTAGTTTATCTTAGTATACGGTAACTTTGTTTAATcttaatttactatttatgtaatatttaaatgttaaattatttgaataaacaaatggtgtcgtggtgtagttggttatcacgtcagTCTAACACACTGAAGGTCTCCGGTTCGAGTCCGGGCGAcgccatttattttcttgctttttctaattttcctaactattatttatattattaattataatatattttgtgcaataaaatacataatataaatataatttcaaaattaaggttaaaagagattttcttaaaaaaaggaaaaaaaaaaNAATGAACTgtcaatataaataaattctaaattttattatcaaaattatttttatttctatatgaaaaagaaaaaaaagataataacgATGAAAATGGAGCAAGCTGTAAATGGGAATcgaatattaataattaattgtcTTTTACTGTCTAACTGGTTGGAGCTCATGCTAATGGTCTTCACCAATGACGATGAGGTTGTTAGGCCTTTGCCCTAACAATTCCTTTGCTGCTCCTCTGCTCTCCTTCGTCTCCAATTCGCATTATCGTCACTGTCCTCGCCTCTTCCCCGTCTCTCGTGTTTCCAACCATTTCTGCGTATCAGGTTTTCTTCTCCACCATTGTATCTCTGTTACTGGTTTTGATTGTCTCTTTCTCAGCGTCTCCTCTCGTTCTTTAATCGTTTTTCATCTCATATTTAGCTAGTATATAACTGTAACATCTTGCACTTGATTTGGCAACTTGGCTTTCTTTCTGTACTAGTTTGTTTTCCAGAATGTTAATGGAAAAACCATGGCATCGGTTTGAAATACTGATTTTAGAATCTTTAATGTTCATTCTAAACTCTGGTTTATCTCTTTCTTTGTAATCATCGAATTTACCAGTTGACTGATGGGAGGAGGTTGTTCGTTACATTTTTACCTCAGACGTTCATTTCCGCAAGTATTGCTTGGAACTAAATACTAAAACCtgttttataatcatttaatttttgattttttgtgtttgaaaattaagcttcCAAACATGAATTTCATccataatttctatttttttttttattatccacttttagttctaaaaaaataagttaaattttgaaaaatttaaagatatataattttcaaatgattttttttttttttttttttttttttttttttttttttttttttttttttttttttttttttttNttttttttagaatttgaataaGGAGGTGAAAACTACAATtgaaaaattggaaagaaCAAGCATAAATTTcgtaaacaaaaaattaaaaacggAATTGTTATCAAACTGCCTAATTGTATGtagtaatttttcttttattgatttGTTTGTGGAGTTTCTGATAGGGAAAAACTATTTGACTGTTGGAATTGAAATTGCAAGATGCGCATGAAGAAACATATTCGAATCAGATAGACTGAAATGTATTTCTCGAGAGTTATCGTTTGATCatctgaattttatttattgttttcaaGTGAATTGACAATGTATTTGCAACTCTTCTTTTGGATTCTGAATCATCTTTTCTTGAGTTATTTTATCCAGTAGAATGGAGTGGGAGAGATACGTGGTTCAGAAATTCACATGGTTGTATTTTGATGTTGCAGGGGGAAAAGGTTTGGTGTTAGCAGCGCAGTTCGGCTATAAGAGCGATAGTCAGAGTGAGTTCCAACGAAAGGACTTGATGGCTGGAGAAAAGGAAATTCCAGGAATAAACAAAACCCCTTATCCACCTATTGAGCCATACAGTACTGGTCTTTTGAAAGTGTCGGATCTTCATACTATTTACTGGGAGCAATCTGGGAATCCCGCCGGTCATGTAAGTtcagaaaataattttctattagtttcatatttttcttctgagaTTTCTGCCAATATATTATAATGAACTCTTGATTAGGAAAAAATATTTGTCTCCTGTAAATCCATTCTAATACGACTATCCCTCATTTATGGTGATATACACTCGAGGTAGTTACTAATGTTACTTGGTTGTTGAGACTGTCGTGCAAACAAGTtgaacaaatttttattaccTTTGGTTGGAAATATATATCTGAATGCATTTCATCCAGTGCAAGCTGCAAGTaacaatgaaaaatgataaacatgaCGGATGCAGCTTGCTGCGTAGTTTAGGATTCTATAAAAATGGACATGTTCTTGCAGTGATACAGTGTTAAGTGCACGTTTTACAGATATCATTGCTCTAAAACTAACCATCTTATGTTCTTTTTGCGTGGCCTTATCAGAGATAGTAAATTGTTGAATATGTTCACTTCGGATTCATATTAATAATCATCTTATTTAACTGATCTTGCAGCCAGTGGTCTTTCTACATGGGGGACCAGGGGGAGGAACTGCTCCAGGCAATAGAAGATTCTTTGACCCAGATTTTTATAGAATTATCTTGTTTGATCAGGTTTTGTTCTCAATCTTTACTGTGTATCATTAGGATTGTCTATCTCCGAAGTTAGAAAAATGTCTCATTTCTTGCAGCGAGGTGCAGGGAAAAGTACCCCACATGCTTGCTTGGAGGACAATACCACGTGGGACCTCATTGATGACATTGAGAAGCTAAGGGAACACCTGAAAATTCCAGAATGGCAGGTCACAATTTCTTGAACTACTCCTTGTTTTTCCACACTTCTGGATACCGTAATCACAGTTCCTGTTTTGAAGGTTCTGTAATCATGTCAGTGTATTCAACAATGTTTTTTATTGAGTGCAAGACTCAGTAATATATGTGGTTGTGTAGGTCTTTGGAGGTTCCTGGGGTAGTACGTTGGCTCTTGCTTATAGTCAAACTCATCCTGAAAAGGTGCAACTGTTGCCAAGTTTACCGTTCTCCTCCTAGTGAAACTTCTTATATTTGAGAAACATGCCACTTTTATCAGCACTCCTGCAGTTTTAATCATATGATTTTTCGTTTAATCCAAGGTTACGGGATTAGTTCTTAGAGGGATCTTTCTTCTgcggaaaaaagaaattgattggTTTTATGAAGGTGGTGCAGCTGCTATATATCCTGATGGTAAACTTCTTCAGTTATTTTGTTCTCACAAAAGTATCCTATGACGTGATCTaagaaatttgtaatttaaaaagcATTATCATTTGCAACATCTGTAAcatattaaatcaaatttgatattGGTCCAAGGGTATAGACTTTTAGGCACTTTCGAAATAAATTGTCTGAAAACTGTTCTGTTCACTAGATTTTTTATTCGAATGCAGCTTGGGAGACTTTTAGAGATCTTATTCCCGAAAGTGAGAGAGGATGTTTTGTTGATGCTTATTGTAAGAGATTAAATTCAAGTGATATGGAAACCCAAGTAAGTTCTATCAACTGATTTATTAGCTGCATGATTATTACTCTTTTCTCTTACCTAGTTGGCTGGTGACACTCATTTTCGGATGATGAGTTGttttcaacaaacattcactCCAAAATGTTGATTCATTTTCCAGACTCTATAGCCTTTCTTGGAAATGAATTTCCTAACAATGCCAAAAAAGCTACTCTCTGTTGTCATGTAATATGACAGAATGATATGAGAGATTGCTCAATATTGTTTCATTCACTAAATTCTTATGTATGACCTACATAAAAAGccctaaatttaataatagagTGTAAGATTGTTACAGAGACATTTTTGTAGCAAGGCCTCCCGAAAATTAACTCCGCTCCAggtttttgagaaaattttgcAATTTCATATATATGCATGTCAGAGGCAGAAGCTCTGTGGACAGTCAAATTAATCAATGCTCATTACAGTTGATTCTACGGAATGTCACTTGTAGTATGCAATGAAGATTTTGCTAAAAAGTGATGGCGGCACTTCATCTTTATGACTTATAAGTGCTGCATGCATAAGATTGAGTTTTGATGCCAgcatatattcaaatttgaaagttcattttgtttgttggttTATCCATGTAACtattttctgttctttctgTGACTATATTGCATTTGATGATAAAGTTAGAAGCTGTATCAATCATGATGGAAACTGTTAAAATATTGAGGATAGATCAATTGTCAGCTACTCTATCTGAacctaataaatataaaaatttaatcttataatattatttttagaattacaATTTTACTACGATTGTTGAACTGTAGCATATGCTACTCAAGTATGCCATATATTAGAAGAGGAAATTACAGTTTTCTCgtacaatttcttttaaatcatGAGTTAATGCTTCTATATTACCTGTTTGTTTGCTAAACTCTCCACTAATTTGCTAGTATGCAGCTGCAAGAGCGTGGACCAAATGGGAAATGATGACTGCTCATCTTTTGCCAAATGaggaaaacattaaaagaggggaagatgataagttTTCATTGGTAAATTGTTCTTTGCTTGTAAATTCATATTTGATATCTAGAAATCTCCTGAACTGGCAAAGCTGTGTGCTTGAAACGCTTGCAAGTTGTGTGTGCATGTATGCTTTATTTTCCCTACGATTGAGAACTGCGATGGAAGTATTTTGTTTCAGGAGGGCTCCGGCTTTTCTACCGGCTGTAAACCTGCCAAGGCCATTTAGcgaagtttttcttttcagttcGTGTTTTCATGTCTTTCATTTGAGGACTTAGATTTTATGAGGCACTTGTTGTGTTGCTAGGAGCTTTTtggaaaagttttgtgggggaAGAAAACCATTAAATAAGTTCTTGTTTGGTGAGGATTTTCCTTTGTACTGTCCCTGCTAATTTTCAAGGTCAAGTGAGAGAgtaattctttttcattgatttACAACAGATACAAGGTCTAATTAAGTAGAAGAAAGAtctaatatataaaagaaaaaaatcttataCACAGAATCACACATTGAATACACCTAATAAATATGATAGATATATTATAGGAATAAACTAACAGTCCCaatctttttttgttgtttgggAATTTTGCATGCTCATTACGTGAGTAAACTTTGTAACTTCTAACCTATGTCTGGAAAGATGAGATGGTACAGACATAAAAATTTTGATGTCGTTTTTTGTTATATTCTACAATTATTCTTCAGTTATTTCGTGGAGTTCTTCAACTTGAGTGATGTTATAATTCTGCTTGTAATGCAAcccataattttgtttttcttttaccttttggTTTGACCCAGGCATTTGCAAGGATCGAAAACCATTACTTCGTAAATAAGGGGTTTTTCCCTTCTGATTCCTTTCTGCTAGATAATATTGACAAGATACGACATATCAATGCTGTAATTGTACAGGTAAATTTGCCTGTCCCATACAACATGTTGGCTTGGGTACCTCCGTTACATATTTTGGTTTATTGTATGGGTTattcaatcttttcttttactaatGAAAGGTTTTTTGTTTCCtaacaaaggaaaaaagttCGAGAATCTGAGGCAATCGTTTTAATCTTTTGAGTTTAACAGCGTTTTGTAGTGCATGAAACAGAGGGTATTCTATCATGCCTTTCCATTCCCTCGTTAACGCTATAAATATTAAGCTTCCTTCATATCTTTTGTTATGGTTGTCAATTTGTTTTGTCTTTCCTCCTTTTGTTTCCATGTCATATAATCAAGTTAATAATACCATTATTATACTTAAGTTTTGTATCATTGATCACACCAGATGAGAATCAAGTAGAATCCGAGTTTGATAACAAGATATGAAACTACTACTTATCTTCATTTTGCAGGGAAGATATGACGTTTGCTGCCCAATGATGTCGGCTTGGGATCTTCATAAAGTGTGGCCCGAAGCTGAattaaaggtaaaagaaacTGCTGCGTTCTATTTCTTGGTCTAAAATAGGTTCCTATTTCCTAACAGTTCCCTTTCATTGGGATAGAATGCGAATATATCAACTGAATGTTTCATGTTTTGCCCTATGCACTCCAAATGTACATGTGGCTTTGAAGAAGGTAGAGAGGTCTTGACATGAGAATTAGCCTCTAAATATCAACATGGAACTAGGCATTTACGGCATGATATTTGAACTATTATTTAACTTGATCTCCATACTTTTGAGTTATCATTTCACTCTGCATCAAGGACGAATAGAGAAAtttggatttatgaatttttcatTATAGACAACATTTCAATATAACGTGGATGTTGCCTGTATTCTAACTGCCTCAAACTGATCGTCTCTCggttaagaaataattttccAGAAGATATGAAATTagtgtgagatcttacatcggttggagaggggaacgaaacattgcttatagggttatggaaacctctccctagtaggacacattttaaaaccttgagaggaagcccaaagaagataatatctgctagccgtGGGCttcggctgttacaaatggtatcagagccagatatcgagcggtgtgccagcaaggccgttgggccccaaagggggtggattgtgagataccacatcggttagagaagggaacgaaacattgcttataaggttgtggaaacctctccctaacaaccacgttttaaaatcttgagaggaagcctagaagagaaagtccaaagaggacaatatgtgttagcggtgggctggAGTTGTTACCATTAGTTTCAAAAGTGGGGAGGAAAAgta
Encoded here:
- the LOC111809798 gene encoding uncharacterized protein LOC111809798, which gives rise to MMFAINLRFPRVHGQIHNFQFQSWPSPALSRSRLPCQITYCRKKFSDADLASDLAMEVAKINTNLIQGEEAMTKSREILFTELCGFLGLKSEETKRCWKKMDEEAKLTLVKEFVSEWGFNFQPLSPRSAKEMVEEYVINGENSPAISSASSLISSLKKTMGL
- the LOC111810318 gene encoding proline iminopeptidase → MTMRLLGLCPNNSFAAPLLSFVSNSHYRHCPRLFPVSRVSNHFCVSGGKGLVLAAQFGYKSDSQSEFQRKDLMAGEKEIPGINKTPYPPIEPYSTGLLKVSDLHTIYWEQSGNPAGHPVVFLHGGPGGGTAPGNRRFFDPDFYRIILFDQRGAGKSTPHACLEDNTTWDLIDDIEKLREHLKIPEWQVFGGSWGSTLALAYSQTHPEKVTGLVLRGIFLLRKKEIDWFYEGGAAAIYPDAWETFRDLIPESERGCFVDAYCKRLNSSDMETQYAAARAWTKWEMMTAHLLPNEENIKRGEDDKFSLAFARIENHYFVNKGFFPSDSFLLDNIDKIRHINAVIVQGRYDVCCPMMSAWDLHKVWPEAELKIIPDAGHSANEPGVAAELVAANEKLKNILQKNGP